A part of Novosphingobium sp. 9U genomic DNA contains:
- a CDS encoding class I SAM-dependent methyltransferase gives MSVLTVNPNKALWEKGDFTRLAETMRDSGEELVRQLGIGPGMKVLDLGCGDGTTALPAARAGADVLGVDIAANLVAAGNARARAAGLMQLRFEEGDASALHGVADQSFDLVLSMFGAMFAPRPFDTASEMVRVTRPGGRIVMGNWIPGDPTLIASILGICASYLPKPAPGFVSPVSWGLKENVQERFQAAGILPEAITCQRSSYTFRYPGSPAAFLALFREYYGPTMNAFEAARGQGREAELQEKLAALFDAQNRGGPTRTEVSATYLRVTVQC, from the coding sequence ATGTCTGTCCTCACCGTGAATCCGAACAAAGCTCTCTGGGAGAAGGGAGATTTCACGCGTCTCGCCGAAACGATGCGGGACAGCGGTGAGGAGCTTGTCCGTCAGCTCGGCATAGGACCCGGAATGAAGGTTCTTGATCTGGGATGCGGCGATGGAACGACCGCACTACCTGCAGCCCGGGCCGGAGCGGACGTTCTTGGCGTCGACATCGCGGCCAATCTGGTCGCCGCCGGCAATGCGCGTGCGCGCGCTGCCGGTTTGATGCAGCTACGTTTTGAAGAGGGCGATGCGTCCGCCCTCCACGGCGTCGCCGATCAAAGCTTCGACTTAGTCCTGAGCATGTTCGGCGCGATGTTCGCTCCCCGCCCGTTCGACACTGCCAGCGAGATGGTGCGCGTGACCCGACCCGGCGGCCGCATCGTCATGGGGAACTGGATTCCGGGGGACCCGACCCTCATCGCGAGCATCCTCGGCATTTGCGCCAGCTACTTGCCCAAGCCGGCTCCCGGCTTCGTAAGTCCGGTAAGCTGGGGACTTAAGGAGAACGTGCAGGAGCGCTTCCAAGCGGCCGGCATCCTTCCGGAAGCCATCACCTGTCAGCGGTCGAGCTACACCTTCCGCTATCCCGGCTCGCCTGCCGCATTCCTAGCCCTGTTCCGCGAGTATTACGGACCCACGATGAACGCCTTCGAGGCAGCCCGGGGCCAAGGTCGCGAGGCCGAGCTGCAAGAGAAACTGGCTGCGTTGTTTGACGCCCAGAACCGCGGCGGTCCGACCCGCACCGAGGTAAGCGCCACATATCTGCGCGTTACGGTCCAATGCTAG